The following coding sequences lie in one Spinacia oleracea cultivar Varoflay chromosome 1, BTI_SOV_V1, whole genome shotgun sequence genomic window:
- the LOC110787459 gene encoding protein unc-13 homolog — MSLLFRDRSSLGDSRRETTPPPPSPPPPPPSSSLSSPFATDLTQSLSIHDLRSTAYEIFVAACRTSSGKSLSSASPTSTAPSTNGGANSGGNSGGLQRSLTSTAASRMKKALGLRSSASSSLGLRRSSNGGSPGSQLGESSPKTKPLTVGELMRVQMRVSETVDSRIRRAFLRIAASQLGKRIDNLVLPLELLQQLKSSDFTDQQEYDAWQKRNLRVLEAGLILHPYQPIGKADAASQRLQKVIRGALERPIETGKNNESMQVLRSAAVALACRAADGLADSCHWADGFPVNLCLYEMLLEACFDVNDESAIIEEVDELMDLIKKTWPILGINQMLHNLCFTWVLFNRFVATGQVENELLSAVDGQLEEVAKDAKTTKDSVYAKFLSATLTSILGWVERRLLAYHDTFDSVNINTMPNIVSIGISAAKILVEDISHEYRRKRKGEVDVARSRIDTYIRSSLRTAFAQRMEKADSSRRASKNQPNPLPVLAILAKDVGELASQEKKVFSPILKRWHPLAAGVAVATLHACYGNELKQLISSITELTPDAVQILRAADKLEQDLVQIAVEDSVDSDDGGKGIIREMPPFEAQAAIANLVKVWMKMRLDKMKERVDRNIQQEVWNPRASQDGLAPSAIEVLRVVDEILDAFFQLPVPMHPALLPDLVVGLDRCLQYYVSKAKSGCGSRNTFLPTMPALTRCAIGSKLGVFKKKDKPLNSQRKSSQVAVNGDSSSGVPQLCVRINTLQKIRSELEVVEKRIITLLRNCESAREEDFSNGTGKKFELTPAACIEAIHQLSEAVGYKLVFHDLSHVLWDNLYVGDASSSRIEPFLQELEQNLLVISDTVNERIRTRIITDIMKASCDGFLLVLLAGGPYRAFSQKDSQIIEDDFKALKDLFWANGDGLSNDLTNKCSSTAREVLPLFRTDTESLIESFRRVTIETYGSSAKSRFGFPLPPTSGQWNPTEPNTLLRVLCHRNDDAASKFLKRTYNLPKKL; from the exons ATGTCGCTCCTTTTCAGAGACAGGAGCTCACTCGGAGATTCCAGGCGAGAAACCACTCCTCCTCCACCATCACCACCGCCTCCACCACCGTcgtcttctctctcctcaccttTCGCCACCGACCTCACTCAATCTCTTTCCATCCACGACCTCCGCTCCACCGCCTATGAAATCTTCGTCGCAGCATGCCGCACTTCCTCCGGAAAATCTCTCTCCTCCGCCTCCCCTACATCCACTGCGCCTTCCACTAACGGCGGCGCCAACTCCGGCGGCAATTCCGGAGGATTACAACGGTCGTTAACTTCGACGGCGGCGAGTAGAATGAAGAAGGCGTTAGGGTTGAGATCTTCAGCTTCGTCAAGCTTAGGGTTGAGAAGAAGTAGTAATGGCGGTAGTCCTGGGTCACAGCTCGGTGAGAGTAGCCCTAAGACTAAGCCTTTGACTGTTGGTGAGCTTATGAGAGTTCAGATGAGAGTCTCTGAGACTGTTGATTCCAGAATTCGACGAGCTTTTCTAAGGATCGCTGCTTCTCAG CTTGGAAAACGCATTGATAACTTGGTTCTGCCATTAGAGCTGTTACAACAGTTGAAGTCATCAGACTTTACCGATCAACAAGAATACGATGCATGGCAAAAACGAAATTTGAGGGTTCTTGAAGCTGGTCTTATTTTACATCCTTATCAGCCAATTGGGAAAGCTGACGCTGCTTCCCAAAGATTGCAAAAAGTTATTCGGGGAGCTCTGGAGAGGCCTATAGAGACTGGAAAAAATAATGAATCAATGCAAGTTCTTCGCAGTGCTGCAGTGGCTTTGGCCTGCAGAGCAGCTGATGGATTGGCCGATTCTTGTCACTGGGCTGACGGGTTCCCTGTCAATCTCTGTCTCTATGAGATGTTGCTGGAAGCATGCTTTGATGTAAATGATGAATCAGCGATTATTGAAGAGGTTGATGAACTTATGGATCTTATCAAGAAAACCTGGCCTATTCTTGGCATTAACCAAATGTTGCATAACCTCTGTTTTACATGGGTTCTATTTAATCGTTTTGTTGCTACTGGTCAAGTTGAAAATGAACTACTATCTGCAGTTGATGGTCAGCTAGAAGAAGTAGCAAAGGATGCAAAGACAACAAAGGATTCAGTATACGCCAAGTTTCTGAGTGCAACATTGACTTCTAttttgggttgggttgaaaGACGGCTGCTTGCATATCATGACACGTTTGATAGTGTTAATATTAATACCATGCCTAATATTGTTTCTATTGGGATATCAGCGGCTAAAATATTAGTTGAAGATATATCCCACGAGTATCGTAGGAAGAGGAAAGGTGAAGTTGATGTGGCTCGCAGCAGAATTGATACATACATCAGGTCATCACTTCGCACTGCATTCGCTCAG AGAATGGAGAAGGCAGATTCAAGCCGGAGAGCATCAAAGAATCAACCAAACCCTCTTCCTGTTCTTGCAATCCTGGCTAAGGATGTTGGGGAACTTGCTTCCCAGGAGAAGAAAGTATTCAGTCCAATATTGAAGAGATGGCATCCTTTGGCTGCCGGTGTAGCTGTTGCTACCCTACATGCTTGCTATGGAAATGAACTGAAGCAGCTCATTTCGAGTATTACGGAGTTGACACCTGATGCTGTGCAAATATTGAGAGCAGCTGACAAGTTGGAGCAAGATCTTGTGCAGATAGCAGTTGAGGATTCAGTGGATAGTGATGATGGTGGCAAGGGAATTATCCGTGAGATGCCACCATTTGAGGCTCAAGCTGCCATAGCCAATTTGGTTAAAGTATGGATGAAGATGAGATTAGATAAAATGAAGGAAAGGGTTGACAGAAACATACAACAAGAG GTTTGGAATCCACGCGCTAGTCAAGACGGACTTGCACCATCGGCCATTGAGGTTCTACGGGTTGTTGATGAAATTTTGGATGCATTCTTTCAGCTACCTGTTCCAATGCACCCTGCACTGCTTCCTGACTTGGTAGTTGGCCTTGATCGATGCTTACAGTACTATGTAAGCAAAGCAAAGTCTGGCTGTG GATCACGTAATACATTTCTGCCGACTATGCCAGCTTTAACCAGATGTGCAATAGGATCAAAATTAGGTGTATTTAagaaaaaagataaaccattgAATTCTCAGAGAAAGAGTTCTCAAGTTGCGGTGAATGGGGATTCTTCTTCTGGAGTGCCTCAACTTTGTGTACGGATAAACACCTTACAAAAGATCCGGTCAGAGTTGGAAGTCGTAGAGAAAAGAATTATCACCCTTTTGAGGAACTGTGAGTCTGCTCGTGAAGAAGACTTTTCCAATGGCACAGGGAAGAAGTTTGAGTTGACACCAGCAGCATGCATAGAGGCAATTCATCAGCTTTCTGAAGCTGTAGGATATAAATTAGTCTTCCATGATCTGAGTCATGTTCTATGGGATAATTTATATGTTGgagatgcatcatcttcaagaATTGAACCTTTTCTACAGGAGTTGGAGCAGAACTTGTTGGTCATATCAGACACTGTGAATGAAAGAATACGCACACGGATTATTACCGACATCATGAAAGCATCATGTGATGGATTCTTGCTGGTTTTGCTTGCCGGAGGGCCCTATCGTGCCTTTTCCCAGAAGGATTCACAGATCATAGAGGATGATTTCAAAGCCCTTAAAGACCTTTTCTGGGCTAATGGTGATGGATTATCCAATGATTTAACTAATAAATGTTCGTCTACAGCAAGGGAAGTTCTTCCTCTCTTCCGAACTGATACAGAATCTCTCATTGAGAGTTTTAGACGTGTGACTATTGAAACTTACGGTTCTTCTGCCAAATCCAGATTTGGGTTCCCGTTGCCTCCTACTTCCGGTCAATGGAACCCTACTGAACCAAACACATTGTTGCGTGTTCTCTGTCACAGGAATGATGATGCTGCTTCTAAGTTCCTCAAAAGGACTTATAACTTGCCCAAGAAACTCTAG
- the LOC130465650 gene encoding uncharacterized protein, translating into MVGGAMVVGGEWGCLVDGSLAVGAITEWSMERIGVRFSKAANMEPNHLTGYAKIEMELRSAESRFCYSTACGGGEFEVKDGNVKFPVKLHTRTCGCGVWQVSGIPCKHGLRVIYNQRLDPVDFVSNYFKGAAYKQAYAEHMHPMADPTQWPGSTLPTIKPHGIKRSAGRSQKQRRRVAMEARKRKRHTSVKCSKCKEMGHNARTCKSGADTSKAPPKQRTATNKRKMAYDGASTSKAAPKGKKSKQA; encoded by the exons ATGGTTGGTGGTGCTATGGTGGTTGGTGGTGAATGGGGATGCTTGGTTGATGGTTCGTTGGCGGTTGGTG CTATAACGGAGTGGTCCATGGAGAGAATTGGGGTCAGGTTTAGTAAAGCAGCAAACATGGAGCCTAACCACTTAACAGGCTATGCCAAAATTGAAATGGAGTTGAGAAGTGCTGAATCCAGATTTTGTTACTCTACTGCATGTGGTGGTGGGGAGTTTGAGGTGAAGGATGGCAATGTGAAGTTCCCAGTCAAGCTACACACCAGAACCTGTGGTTGTGGAGTATGGCAGGTGTCAGGTATTCCCTGCAAACATGGCTTGAGGGTCATCTACAACCAGAGACTTGACCCTGTGGACTTTGTTTCCAATTATTTCAAGGGTGCTGCTTATAAACAGGCATATGCAGAGCATATGCACCCAATGGCTGACCCTACTCAGTGGCCTGGATCCACACTGCCCACCATTAAACCTCATGGGATCAAGAGGAGTGCCGGAAGATCACAAAAACAGAGAAGAAGGGTTGCCATGGAAGCTAGGAAGAGGAAGAGGCACACTTCAGTTAAGTGTAGCAAATGCAAGGAAATGGGCCACAATGCAAGGACCTGCAAGTCTGGTGCAGACACTTCCAAGGCACCACCAAAACAGAGAACTGCAACAAATAAGAGGAAAATGGCCTATGATGGTGCAAGCACTTCCAAGGCAGCACCAAAGGGCAAGAAATCCAAGCAAGCCTGA